The proteins below are encoded in one region of Syngnathus acus chromosome 2, fSynAcu1.2, whole genome shotgun sequence:
- the LOC119136783 gene encoding uncharacterized protein LOC119136783 isoform X3: MHPQLDAEANGCQASFHDNDDSDSESSQEEPPPTNWNELSIIDRVGLNSVEMSETDLEKQFTQIALAFRCDQYTLKQRLQAEEHARNLAEENVLLELSRGRETLEALKGLCLDSKRSKIVQKLELSLDILTGTVERISNTAEVLGAVHQEARVSRAVELMVAHVENVKRRLERHETELEEAKKMIQQQNFRRSIDEPGDVDESDNWKKSFLQPLKKAKRDSKKRRTRREADPGSKLFPACPSPCLSSASSCSGINKDDNNLVDDSPLDPDEVSAHVPHSEPPPHPSPIPEGLVPCKGGKVPHKSCMPDTTRQRHKSKSSMAKKKTADKEKKRSNVCQRISVEGSPSRQRPLARHRSLMFCVFLLLSVITWIFFFV; this comes from the exons ATGCACCCTCAG CTGGATGCGGAGGCAAACGGCTGTCAGGCGTCATTTCATGACAATGACGACAGTGATTCAG AAAGCAGTCAGGAGGAGCCACCACCAACTAACTGGAATGAACTGTCCATCATAGATCGAGTGGGCCTCAACAG TGTTGAGATGTCAGAGACCGATTTGGAA AAGCAGTTCACTCAGATTGCCTTGGCCTTCCGATGTGACCAATACACCTTGAAGCAGAGGCTCCAGGCAGAAGAGCATGCTCGCAACCTGGCCGAGGAGAATGTCCTACTGGAGCTTTCCAGAGGCAGAGAGACGCTGGAG GCATTAAAAGGTCTGTGTCTGGACAGTAAACGTAGTAAAATCGTGCAGAAGTTGGAGTTGTCGCTGGACATCCTCACTGGCACCGTTGAACGCATCTCCAACACGGCCGAGGTCCTTGGAGCAGTACACCAG GAGGCTCGTGTGAGTCGCGCAGTGGAGCTCATGGTGGCTCATGTGGAGAACGTCAAGAGGCGACTGGAGCGACATGAGAcggagctggaggaggccaAGAAAATGATCCAGCAGCAGAATTTCCGAAGGAGCATCGATGAGCCTGGAG ATGTGGACGAAAGTGACAACTGGAAGAAAAGCTTTCTGCAG CCTCTCAAGAAGGCAAAGCGAGATTCCAAGAAACGGCGCACTCGTAGGGAAGCTGACCCGGGCAGTAAGTTGTTCCCTGCTTGCCCGTCTCCCTGCTTGAGCTCTGCATCCAGCTGCAGCGGCATCAACAAGGACGACAACAACTTGGTGGATGACAG CCCACTTGATCCAGATGAAGTATCTGCCCATGTGCCTCACTCAGAGCCACCTCCCCATCCGTCTCCCATCCCAGAAGGTCTTGTCCCATGTAAAGGTGGAAAGGTGCCACACAAAAG TTGCATGCCGGACACAACAAGGCAAAGGCACAAGAGCAAATCTTCAATGGCAAAGAAAAAGACTGCCgacaaggagaagaaaaggtCAAACGTCTGCCAAAGGATTTCTGT AGAGGGCTCGCCGTCCAGGCAGCGCCCACTGGCTCGCCATCGCTCCCTGATGTTCTGTGTCTTTTTGCTTCTTTCCGTCAtcacttggatttttttctttgtgtaa
- the LOC119136783 gene encoding inositol 1,4,5-triphosphate receptor associated 2 isoform X4 → MSETDLEKQFTQIALAFRCDQYTLKQRLQAEEHARNLAEENVLLELSRGRETLEALKGLCLDSKRSKIVQKLELSLDILTGTVERISNTAEVLGAVHQEARVSRAVELMVAHVENVKRRLERHETELEEAKKMIQQQNFRRSIDEPGDVDESDNWKKSFLQNGSRRRISVSLIPSDIEPLKKAKRDSKKRRTRREADPGSKLFPACPSPCLSSASSCSGINKDDNNLVDDSPLDPDEVSAHVPHSEPPPHPSPIPEGLVPCKGGKVPHKSCMPDTTRQRHKSKSSMAKKKTADKEKKRSNVCQRISVEGSPSRQRPLARHRSLMFCVFLLLSVITWIFFFV, encoded by the exons ATGTCAGAGACCGATTTGGAA AAGCAGTTCACTCAGATTGCCTTGGCCTTCCGATGTGACCAATACACCTTGAAGCAGAGGCTCCAGGCAGAAGAGCATGCTCGCAACCTGGCCGAGGAGAATGTCCTACTGGAGCTTTCCAGAGGCAGAGAGACGCTGGAG GCATTAAAAGGTCTGTGTCTGGACAGTAAACGTAGTAAAATCGTGCAGAAGTTGGAGTTGTCGCTGGACATCCTCACTGGCACCGTTGAACGCATCTCCAACACGGCCGAGGTCCTTGGAGCAGTACACCAG GAGGCTCGTGTGAGTCGCGCAGTGGAGCTCATGGTGGCTCATGTGGAGAACGTCAAGAGGCGACTGGAGCGACATGAGAcggagctggaggaggccaAGAAAATGATCCAGCAGCAGAATTTCCGAAGGAGCATCGATGAGCCTGGAG ATGTGGACGAAAGTGACAACTGGAAGAAAAGCTTTCTGCAG AATGGCAGTCGTCGCAGAATCAGTGTGTCACTGATTCCAAGTGACATCGAG CCTCTCAAGAAGGCAAAGCGAGATTCCAAGAAACGGCGCACTCGTAGGGAAGCTGACCCGGGCAGTAAGTTGTTCCCTGCTTGCCCGTCTCCCTGCTTGAGCTCTGCATCCAGCTGCAGCGGCATCAACAAGGACGACAACAACTTGGTGGATGACAG CCCACTTGATCCAGATGAAGTATCTGCCCATGTGCCTCACTCAGAGCCACCTCCCCATCCGTCTCCCATCCCAGAAGGTCTTGTCCCATGTAAAGGTGGAAAGGTGCCACACAAAAG TTGCATGCCGGACACAACAAGGCAAAGGCACAAGAGCAAATCTTCAATGGCAAAGAAAAAGACTGCCgacaaggagaagaaaaggtCAAACGTCTGCCAAAGGATTTCTGT AGAGGGCTCGCCGTCCAGGCAGCGCCCACTGGCTCGCCATCGCTCCCTGATGTTCTGTGTCTTTTTGCTTCTTTCCGTCAtcacttggatttttttctttgtgtaa
- the LOC119136783 gene encoding uncharacterized protein LOC119136783 isoform X2, which translates to MHPQLDAEANGCQASFHDNDDSDSESSQEEPPPTNWNELSIIDRVGLNSVEMSETDLEQFTQIALAFRCDQYTLKQRLQAEEHARNLAEENVLLELSRGRETLEALKGLCLDSKRSKIVQKLELSLDILTGTVERISNTAEVLGAVHQEARVSRAVELMVAHVENVKRRLERHETELEEAKKMIQQQNFRRSIDEPGDVDESDNWKKSFLQNGSRRRISVSLIPSDIEPLKKAKRDSKKRRTRREADPGSKLFPACPSPCLSSASSCSGINKDDNNLVDDSPLDPDEVSAHVPHSEPPPHPSPIPEGLVPCKGGKVPHKSCMPDTTRQRHKSKSSMAKKKTADKEKKRSNVCQRISVEGSPSRQRPLARHRSLMFCVFLLLSVITWIFFFV; encoded by the exons ATGCACCCTCAG CTGGATGCGGAGGCAAACGGCTGTCAGGCGTCATTTCATGACAATGACGACAGTGATTCAG AAAGCAGTCAGGAGGAGCCACCACCAACTAACTGGAATGAACTGTCCATCATAGATCGAGTGGGCCTCAACAG TGTTGAGATGTCAGAGACCGATTTGGAA CAGTTCACTCAGATTGCCTTGGCCTTCCGATGTGACCAATACACCTTGAAGCAGAGGCTCCAGGCAGAAGAGCATGCTCGCAACCTGGCCGAGGAGAATGTCCTACTGGAGCTTTCCAGAGGCAGAGAGACGCTGGAG GCATTAAAAGGTCTGTGTCTGGACAGTAAACGTAGTAAAATCGTGCAGAAGTTGGAGTTGTCGCTGGACATCCTCACTGGCACCGTTGAACGCATCTCCAACACGGCCGAGGTCCTTGGAGCAGTACACCAG GAGGCTCGTGTGAGTCGCGCAGTGGAGCTCATGGTGGCTCATGTGGAGAACGTCAAGAGGCGACTGGAGCGACATGAGAcggagctggaggaggccaAGAAAATGATCCAGCAGCAGAATTTCCGAAGGAGCATCGATGAGCCTGGAG ATGTGGACGAAAGTGACAACTGGAAGAAAAGCTTTCTGCAG AATGGCAGTCGTCGCAGAATCAGTGTGTCACTGATTCCAAGTGACATCGAG CCTCTCAAGAAGGCAAAGCGAGATTCCAAGAAACGGCGCACTCGTAGGGAAGCTGACCCGGGCAGTAAGTTGTTCCCTGCTTGCCCGTCTCCCTGCTTGAGCTCTGCATCCAGCTGCAGCGGCATCAACAAGGACGACAACAACTTGGTGGATGACAG CCCACTTGATCCAGATGAAGTATCTGCCCATGTGCCTCACTCAGAGCCACCTCCCCATCCGTCTCCCATCCCAGAAGGTCTTGTCCCATGTAAAGGTGGAAAGGTGCCACACAAAAG TTGCATGCCGGACACAACAAGGCAAAGGCACAAGAGCAAATCTTCAATGGCAAAGAAAAAGACTGCCgacaaggagaagaaaaggtCAAACGTCTGCCAAAGGATTTCTGT AGAGGGCTCGCCGTCCAGGCAGCGCCCACTGGCTCGCCATCGCTCCCTGATGTTCTGTGTCTTTTTGCTTCTTTCCGTCAtcacttggatttttttctttgtgtaa
- the LOC119136783 gene encoding uncharacterized protein LOC119136783 isoform X1: protein MHPQLDAEANGCQASFHDNDDSDSESSQEEPPPTNWNELSIIDRVGLNSVEMSETDLEKQFTQIALAFRCDQYTLKQRLQAEEHARNLAEENVLLELSRGRETLEALKGLCLDSKRSKIVQKLELSLDILTGTVERISNTAEVLGAVHQEARVSRAVELMVAHVENVKRRLERHETELEEAKKMIQQQNFRRSIDEPGDVDESDNWKKSFLQNGSRRRISVSLIPSDIEPLKKAKRDSKKRRTRREADPGSKLFPACPSPCLSSASSCSGINKDDNNLVDDSPLDPDEVSAHVPHSEPPPHPSPIPEGLVPCKGGKVPHKSCMPDTTRQRHKSKSSMAKKKTADKEKKRSNVCQRISVEGSPSRQRPLARHRSLMFCVFLLLSVITWIFFFV from the exons ATGCACCCTCAG CTGGATGCGGAGGCAAACGGCTGTCAGGCGTCATTTCATGACAATGACGACAGTGATTCAG AAAGCAGTCAGGAGGAGCCACCACCAACTAACTGGAATGAACTGTCCATCATAGATCGAGTGGGCCTCAACAG TGTTGAGATGTCAGAGACCGATTTGGAA AAGCAGTTCACTCAGATTGCCTTGGCCTTCCGATGTGACCAATACACCTTGAAGCAGAGGCTCCAGGCAGAAGAGCATGCTCGCAACCTGGCCGAGGAGAATGTCCTACTGGAGCTTTCCAGAGGCAGAGAGACGCTGGAG GCATTAAAAGGTCTGTGTCTGGACAGTAAACGTAGTAAAATCGTGCAGAAGTTGGAGTTGTCGCTGGACATCCTCACTGGCACCGTTGAACGCATCTCCAACACGGCCGAGGTCCTTGGAGCAGTACACCAG GAGGCTCGTGTGAGTCGCGCAGTGGAGCTCATGGTGGCTCATGTGGAGAACGTCAAGAGGCGACTGGAGCGACATGAGAcggagctggaggaggccaAGAAAATGATCCAGCAGCAGAATTTCCGAAGGAGCATCGATGAGCCTGGAG ATGTGGACGAAAGTGACAACTGGAAGAAAAGCTTTCTGCAG AATGGCAGTCGTCGCAGAATCAGTGTGTCACTGATTCCAAGTGACATCGAG CCTCTCAAGAAGGCAAAGCGAGATTCCAAGAAACGGCGCACTCGTAGGGAAGCTGACCCGGGCAGTAAGTTGTTCCCTGCTTGCCCGTCTCCCTGCTTGAGCTCTGCATCCAGCTGCAGCGGCATCAACAAGGACGACAACAACTTGGTGGATGACAG CCCACTTGATCCAGATGAAGTATCTGCCCATGTGCCTCACTCAGAGCCACCTCCCCATCCGTCTCCCATCCCAGAAGGTCTTGTCCCATGTAAAGGTGGAAAGGTGCCACACAAAAG TTGCATGCCGGACACAACAAGGCAAAGGCACAAGAGCAAATCTTCAATGGCAAAGAAAAAGACTGCCgacaaggagaagaaaaggtCAAACGTCTGCCAAAGGATTTCTGT AGAGGGCTCGCCGTCCAGGCAGCGCCCACTGGCTCGCCATCGCTCCCTGATGTTCTGTGTCTTTTTGCTTCTTTCCGTCAtcacttggatttttttctttgtgtaa
- the rpl10a gene encoding 60S ribosomal protein L10a isoform X1, whose translation MSKVSRDTLQEAVKEVLANSRAKKRKFVETVELQISLKNYDPQKDKRFSGTVRLKTPPRPKFSVCLLGDQQHCDEAKAANLPHMDVEALKKLNKNKKMVKKLAKKYDAFLASESLIKQIPRILGPGLNKAGKFPSLLTHNENLNSKVDEVKSTIKFQMKKVLCLAVAVGHVKMKEAALVYNIHLAVNFLVSLLKKNWQNVRALYIKSTMGKPQRLY comes from the exons ATGAG TAAGGTTTCCAGAGACACTTTGCAGGAAGCTGTGAAGGAAGTTCTAGCGAACTCCAGAGCTAAGAAGAGGAA GTTTGTGGAGACTGTGGAGCTGCAGATCAGCCTGAAAAATTATGATCCCCAGAAGGACAAGCGTTTCTCCGGCACTGTCAG GTTGAAGACTCCTCCCAGGCCCAAGTTCTCTGTCTGCCTCTTGGGAGACCAGCAGCATTGTGATGAGGCCAAAGCTGCTAACCTGCCACACATGGATGTCGAGGCGCTCAAAAAGCTCAACAAGAATAAGAAGATGGTCAAAAAGCTTG CCAAGAAGTATGATGCGTTCCTGGCTTCAGAGTCTCTGATCAAGCAGATACCCCGTATCCTGGGCCCGGGGCTCAATAAGGCTGGCAAGTTCCCCTCGTTGCTCACCCATAATGAGAACTTGAACAGCAAAGTGGATGAGGTCAAATCGACAATAAAATTTCAGATGAAGAAG GTGCTCTGCCTGGCTGTGGCTGTTGGACACGTGAAAATGAAGGAGGCTGCGCTGGTGTACAACATCCACTTGGCTGTCAACTTCTTGGTGTCCCTCCTTAAGAAGAACTGGCAAAATGTGCGTGCCCTGTATATCAAGAGCACCATGGGAAAGCCACAGCGCCTCTACTAA
- the inavaa gene encoding innate immunity activator protein isoform X2: MTAIESKEEISDSDSGIILHCGPESPTSPVKESSTHTRALQLKQQSLEGRLELCLLELRKLCIREAELTGTLPSDYPLMPDENPPQVRRRIGASFKLDEGLIYLEKEDSELHGLETELALQRQIYEAVRKLSLEEKLSKPQKKSRVQQCKREEKKVRELQEAVFQCRIRSECNSPCIGNISAKGKDLNMSDDSSLSDVVALDEDLDSLGPVSATVPNLQTPIVEYEPSPIQNSPWKESSLDQPYHKAAKPLPADSSNSSTAGAQVSADASRIPLSQFIKNSALRHNHSASAPSTPELRVRRQYSQSFRFPKSKPCADKECLSSESLRVRSRLPQRRCATDFLVLSPESSPLRPYQSSSEDSSSEHSASSYVVSQDAPTEIPKLCPPPYGFHFKKELPGCGNTQPLSPQDSGKRLVSSPLVSQCSPQQRPWQEGTASTRKVPKLPPPYTRVVRTPSLKEYASYGLRIMPREAVSEELKSWHQRSQSHSSVPGCEELQSPLGMKSPTLLHMPPFDQGSGNLVLQRAADGTPVQWFVAEDHEIVSQV; encoded by the exons ATGACAGCCATTGAGAGCAAAGAGGAGATCAGTGACTCCGACAGCGGGATTATATTGCACTGTG GTCCAGAAAGCCCCACGTCGCCAGTCAAGGAATCAAGCACGCACACCAGAGCCCTCCAACTCAAGCAGCAGTCTCTGGAGGGCCGTCTGGAGCTCTGCCTGCTGGAGCTGAGGAAGCTGTGCATTCGAGAGGCT GAGCTGACTGGTACACTGCCCTCAGATTATCCTCTCATGCCCGATGAGAACCCGCCGCAAGTCAGAAGGAGGATCGGGGCATCCTTCAAGTTAGACGAAGGTTTAATCTATCTGGAGAAAGAG GACTCAGAGTTGCACGGCCTTGAGACGGAACTGGCTCTCCAGCGGCAGATCTATGAGGCGGTGCGCAAACTCTCGCTGGAAGAGAAGCTCAGCAAGCCTCAGAAGAAAAGCCGCGTGCAGCAGTGCAAGCGCGAGGAGAAGAAGGTGCGCGAGCTGCAGGAGGCCGTTTTCCAGTGTAGGATAAGGAGCGAGTGCAACTCACCATGCATTGGCAACATCTCCGCTAAAGGCAAAG ATTTGAATATGTCTGATGACAGCTCGCTGTCTGATGTGGTGGCCCTGGATGAAG ATCTGGACTCCCTTGGCCCTGTCTCTGCTACGGTACCCAACCTGCAGACCCCCATTGTGGAGTACGAGCCCTCTCCCATCCAGAATTCTCCCTGGAAGGAGTCCAGTCTGGACCAGCCTTATCACAAGGCTGCAAAACCTCTGCCTGCTGACAGCAGCAACTCCAG TACAGCGGGAGCGCAAGTTTCGGCTGACGCCAGCAGAATTCCTCTCTCACAGTTCATTAAGAACTCTGCGCTGCGGCACAACCACTCCGCCAGCGCCCCCTCCACACCAGAGCTGCGCGTGCGCCGACAATACTCTCAGTCCTTCAG ATTTCCAAAGAGTAAGCCGTGTGCTGACAAAGAGTGCCTCAGCTCGGAGTCCCTCAGAGTGAGATCCCGCCTGCCACAGCGACGCTGTGCCACAGACTTCCTGGTGCTTTCCCCAGAGTCCTCCCCCCTGCGGCCATACCAGTCTAGCTCGGAGGACAGCAGCTCTGAGCACTCTGCCTCCTCTTACGTGGTAAGTCAGGACGCGCCCACGGAGATCCCCAAGCTCTGCCCTCCACCGTATGGCTTCCACTTCAAGAAGGAGCTGCCGGGTTGCGGGAACACGCAGCCCCTCTCCCCTCAGGACTCAGGCAAGCGCTTGGTGTCCTCCCCACTCGTGAGCCAATGCAGCCCTCAGCAAAGACCTTGGCAGGAGGGCACAGCTTCTACCAGGAAGGTGCCCAAGCTCCCACCCCCTTACACAAGGGTTGTGCGGACGCCTTCGCTGAAAGAGTACGCCAGCTACGGCCTCCGCATCATGCCCAGGGAGGCGGTGTCAGAGGAGCTCAAGTCGTGGCACCAGCGCAGTCAGAGCCACAGCTCAGTGCCGGGCTGTGAGGAGCTGCAAAGTCCCCTTGGAATGAAGAGCCCCACTTTACTGCACATGCCTCCGTTTGATCAG GGTTCAGGTAATTTGGTTCTCCAAAGAGCTGCAGATGGGACCCCAGTCCAGTGGTTTGTGGCAGAGGACCATGAAATTGTGAGCCAGGTGTAG
- the inavaa gene encoding innate immunity activator protein isoform X1: MTAIESKEEISDSDSGIILHCGPESPTSPVKESSTHTRALQLKQQSLEGRLELCLLELRKLCIREAELTGTLPSDYPLMPDENPPQVRRRIGASFKLDEGLIYLEKEDSELHGLETELALQRQIYEAVRKLSLEEKLSKPQKKSRVQQCKREEKKVRELQEAVFQCRIRSECNSPCIGNISAKGKDLNMSDDSSLSDVVALDEDLDSLGPVSATVPNLQTPIVEYEPSPIQNSPWKESSLDQPYHKAAKPLPADSSNSSSTAGAQVSADASRIPLSQFIKNSALRHNHSASAPSTPELRVRRQYSQSFRFPKSKPCADKECLSSESLRVRSRLPQRRCATDFLVLSPESSPLRPYQSSSEDSSSEHSASSYVVSQDAPTEIPKLCPPPYGFHFKKELPGCGNTQPLSPQDSGKRLVSSPLVSQCSPQQRPWQEGTASTRKVPKLPPPYTRVVRTPSLKEYASYGLRIMPREAVSEELKSWHQRSQSHSSVPGCEELQSPLGMKSPTLLHMPPFDQGSGNLVLQRAADGTPVQWFVAEDHEIVSQV, translated from the exons ATGACAGCCATTGAGAGCAAAGAGGAGATCAGTGACTCCGACAGCGGGATTATATTGCACTGTG GTCCAGAAAGCCCCACGTCGCCAGTCAAGGAATCAAGCACGCACACCAGAGCCCTCCAACTCAAGCAGCAGTCTCTGGAGGGCCGTCTGGAGCTCTGCCTGCTGGAGCTGAGGAAGCTGTGCATTCGAGAGGCT GAGCTGACTGGTACACTGCCCTCAGATTATCCTCTCATGCCCGATGAGAACCCGCCGCAAGTCAGAAGGAGGATCGGGGCATCCTTCAAGTTAGACGAAGGTTTAATCTATCTGGAGAAAGAG GACTCAGAGTTGCACGGCCTTGAGACGGAACTGGCTCTCCAGCGGCAGATCTATGAGGCGGTGCGCAAACTCTCGCTGGAAGAGAAGCTCAGCAAGCCTCAGAAGAAAAGCCGCGTGCAGCAGTGCAAGCGCGAGGAGAAGAAGGTGCGCGAGCTGCAGGAGGCCGTTTTCCAGTGTAGGATAAGGAGCGAGTGCAACTCACCATGCATTGGCAACATCTCCGCTAAAGGCAAAG ATTTGAATATGTCTGATGACAGCTCGCTGTCTGATGTGGTGGCCCTGGATGAAG ATCTGGACTCCCTTGGCCCTGTCTCTGCTACGGTACCCAACCTGCAGACCCCCATTGTGGAGTACGAGCCCTCTCCCATCCAGAATTCTCCCTGGAAGGAGTCCAGTCTGGACCAGCCTTATCACAAGGCTGCAAAACCTCTGCCTGCTGACAGCAGCAACTCCAG CAGTACAGCGGGAGCGCAAGTTTCGGCTGACGCCAGCAGAATTCCTCTCTCACAGTTCATTAAGAACTCTGCGCTGCGGCACAACCACTCCGCCAGCGCCCCCTCCACACCAGAGCTGCGCGTGCGCCGACAATACTCTCAGTCCTTCAG ATTTCCAAAGAGTAAGCCGTGTGCTGACAAAGAGTGCCTCAGCTCGGAGTCCCTCAGAGTGAGATCCCGCCTGCCACAGCGACGCTGTGCCACAGACTTCCTGGTGCTTTCCCCAGAGTCCTCCCCCCTGCGGCCATACCAGTCTAGCTCGGAGGACAGCAGCTCTGAGCACTCTGCCTCCTCTTACGTGGTAAGTCAGGACGCGCCCACGGAGATCCCCAAGCTCTGCCCTCCACCGTATGGCTTCCACTTCAAGAAGGAGCTGCCGGGTTGCGGGAACACGCAGCCCCTCTCCCCTCAGGACTCAGGCAAGCGCTTGGTGTCCTCCCCACTCGTGAGCCAATGCAGCCCTCAGCAAAGACCTTGGCAGGAGGGCACAGCTTCTACCAGGAAGGTGCCCAAGCTCCCACCCCCTTACACAAGGGTTGTGCGGACGCCTTCGCTGAAAGAGTACGCCAGCTACGGCCTCCGCATCATGCCCAGGGAGGCGGTGTCAGAGGAGCTCAAGTCGTGGCACCAGCGCAGTCAGAGCCACAGCTCAGTGCCGGGCTGTGAGGAGCTGCAAAGTCCCCTTGGAATGAAGAGCCCCACTTTACTGCACATGCCTCCGTTTGATCAG GGTTCAGGTAATTTGGTTCTCCAAAGAGCTGCAGATGGGACCCCAGTCCAGTGGTTTGTGGCAGAGGACCATGAAATTGTGAGCCAGGTGTAG
- the rpl10a gene encoding 60S ribosomal protein L10a isoform X2, which produces MKTPGLVAVWLKTPPRPKFSVCLLGDQQHCDEAKAANLPHMDVEALKKLNKNKKMVKKLAKKYDAFLASESLIKQIPRILGPGLNKAGKFPSLLTHNENLNSKVDEVKSTIKFQMKKVLCLAVAVGHVKMKEAALVYNIHLAVNFLVSLLKKNWQNVRALYIKSTMGKPQRLY; this is translated from the exons ATGAAGACTCCTGGCCTTGTGGCGGTATG GTTGAAGACTCCTCCCAGGCCCAAGTTCTCTGTCTGCCTCTTGGGAGACCAGCAGCATTGTGATGAGGCCAAAGCTGCTAACCTGCCACACATGGATGTCGAGGCGCTCAAAAAGCTCAACAAGAATAAGAAGATGGTCAAAAAGCTTG CCAAGAAGTATGATGCGTTCCTGGCTTCAGAGTCTCTGATCAAGCAGATACCCCGTATCCTGGGCCCGGGGCTCAATAAGGCTGGCAAGTTCCCCTCGTTGCTCACCCATAATGAGAACTTGAACAGCAAAGTGGATGAGGTCAAATCGACAATAAAATTTCAGATGAAGAAG GTGCTCTGCCTGGCTGTGGCTGTTGGACACGTGAAAATGAAGGAGGCTGCGCTGGTGTACAACATCCACTTGGCTGTCAACTTCTTGGTGTCCCTCCTTAAGAAGAACTGGCAAAATGTGCGTGCCCTGTATATCAAGAGCACCATGGGAAAGCCACAGCGCCTCTACTAA